Below is a window of Streptomyces sp. WMMB303 DNA.
GCACGCGTCACCCCCAGACGGCCCGCGAGTTCGACTTCGTCCATCCCATACAGCTGCATGCGCTCGGCCAACCACGTGCCGAAATCCGTCTCGTTCGAGGCCACCCGCTCTTCTCTCCTGTCGGACCCGTTCATTGCATTCGGCGTGTCGACATTCCTGTCGGAGCCGAGCCTGCCGACACGCCTTTCACTCCGTCGCCGCGGACGGCTGTGAGGTGCGGACCTCACGACGATCATTTCCCTGCCGCTACGGACGATCCTCACGTCGTGTCGCGGGGCACCGCCCTCCTGCGGCTGCTCGTACACGCAGGTGCGGAGCTGCTCCAGGGCACGCTTCTCCAACTGGCGGATCCGTTCACGCGTGAGTCCCAGTTTCCTGCCGATCTCGTCCAGCGTCCAGCTTTCCCCGTCGACGAATCCGTAGCGCAGCCGCATGATTTCGCGAGTTCTCTCCGGGAAGGCACATGCATCGAAGAGCTGGAACAGTTCTTCGCGAACGAATTCGTGCCGCAGAACCTGCTCCGGCCCCGGCACCCGACCGTGCTCGTCGACGACGAGATCCCCGAGCGCGACGTTTTCGCCCACCGGCTGATCCAACGACAGGACCGGCCGATGGAGCAGGGGAAGGTACCGCTTCACCTTCCCCGGATCCAGCTCGCACGCCAGGGCCAGATCGTCCACGTTGGGAATTTCGCCGCGCTCCAGGCGGGCCCGCTCCGCCTTGCGCAACCTGTTCAGATCTTCCCGGACGTGGACGGGGAATCGGATGAGGGATCCTTCGTTCGCGATCGCCCGGGATATCGCCTGCCGAATCCACCAGGTTGCATAGGTGGAGAATTTGTACCCTCTGGAGAGATCGAATCTCTCAAGGGCTCGGATCAGCCCGAGCGTTCCCCACTGTGCGAGGTCCTCGTGCATGGCGGCTCTCGCCGGATGTCCCGTGTCCCTCAGAGTCTTGTGCACGAGCCGCTGATTGTGGGCGACCATCGCGCTCATGGCCCGATACGCCTCGCTTTCCCGGGAGAGGGTTGCCATATATCTCTCGGGCAGCGGTTCCGAGATTCCTCTCTCCCCTCGGAACAGGAGACAGAGCCCGACCTCCTCCTCGGCCTTCAGCACCCGGTTCGGGCGGGCCACCCTCCGGTCGGCCTCGAGCAGAGCGCGAGCGGCGCGCCGAGCGCTGTCCGTGTCGTCACGGTGCGACGTCGCCCGCGAGGAGACGGGACCCGGGGGTTCCGGTTCCCTCCGGGGGGAGTGCGTCTCCGACCGCTCGGGCAGCTCACCGGGGCCCGCCCGCAGATCGACAGTCCTCGCACCGCCCGGCTCGAACTCCACCGGCTCCCGGTCGTCTTCATCGGCGACGGACGCCGCGGCCACGGCTTCGTACAGCGCCTGCGTCTGCCGGTCGCCGAGGCGGGCGCCCCTCATCACCTGGCTGACAGCGGTGTGCCGGTCGACTCCTTCGTCGGTGAATCGCCGTATGAGTCGTACCAGCAGGTCACGCCCAGCCTCGGTCATCGGCCCCGCGGCCGTGTCACCCGGATCCGTGACCATCGTTCTCCCGCCCCCGCGCTGCTACTCGGTCCCCCGGCAAGTCCATCATCGGTGAGCCGTGCCTGCCAGCACTTCCGGCCAGGAGCAGCCCACGCGAACGCCGGGTGTTTGTATTTTTGAGGGGCACATCGTGACCGTGGGGAGAGTGGATGCGCATCATTCCGAGCGAGATCTCGAGCCGGACCAGGAGCAAGGCCGAGCGCGATGTGTTCGCAGCGTTGCAGGCGATCCCTGACGATCAGAGCGTGGCACTGCACACGGTCCACCTCCCCAAGCACCACAGGAAGCGAGTGGGCGAGATCGACTTCGTGGTCATCACGCCCGACATCCTGCTCTTCATCGAGGTCAAGGGCGGACGAATCGTCCAGCATGACGGCAAGTGGTACTACGGACCGCCCGGTCGGGAGGACCGGAAGGAGGAGAGCCCCTGGGAACAGGCCAATGCAGGGATGCACGAGTTCGAGCGCGAGATGAGCGTGCTGGTCGGCAACCTGAGACGTCAAGGCGTACTCGGCGGCTATCTGGTCATCACGCCTGATGTGGACATTCCCCGTATGACGCACTTCGAGCCCGAGCAGTACCTGGGGAGTACCGCCTGGAACGGCGGGCGCGGCCTGGCCGGCGGAATCGAGCGTGCCACCGCCCACTGGCGTTCGGAGAACAAGTGGGCCGGCCCCATCTCCCCGGCGCTCCGGCGGAAGATGCTGGACGCCATTCGGCCCGACTTCGACCGGGTGCCGAACCTTCGGTCCCGGTTGACCGACCTCGACGCCACCTTCGAGCGTCTCACCGCCGAGCAGATGGAAAAGCTGGACGAGGTCGAGTCCAACAAGCGACTGATTCTCACCGGTGGCGCGGGGACGGGCAAGACGTTCCTCGCCGCGGAGGCGGCACGCCGCCGCGCCACGCACGGCAGCGTCCTGTTCACCTGTGTCGGCACCACCTTGGCGACCCATATGACGCGCGTACTCGCCGACGACGCGACAACCGTCCTGCCCTACCACCGGCTGGACGAGGTGAAGGGTCGTGTC
It encodes the following:
- a CDS encoding NERD domain-containing protein/DEAD/DEAH box helicase, which encodes MRIIPSEISSRTRSKAERDVFAALQAIPDDQSVALHTVHLPKHHRKRVGEIDFVVITPDILLFIEVKGGRIVQHDGKWYYGPPGREDRKEESPWEQANAGMHEFEREMSVLVGNLRRQGVLGGYLVITPDVDIPRMTHFEPEQYLGSTAWNGGRGLAGGIERATAHWRSENKWAGPISPALRRKMLDAIRPDFDRVPNLRSRLTDLDATFERLTAEQMEKLDEVESNKRLILTGGAGTGKTFLAAEAARRRATHGSVLFTCVGTTLATHMTRVLADDATTVLPYHRLDEVKGRVFDQLIVDEAQDLMNVDSLLGTLDPLLSGGLSEGRWLFMLDQNNQVLNLDAYDPDTWKWLSDLGCVVGPLRRNCRNTHQIVDQVRSYTGADLGVASAGEGEKVRFPAVQDVRDEAAALDAYIDGLVAEGVSPEEITLLSVSGDWETSSARLSGRASRIQRFTDVVGTDNRKRRPLWSSVSDFKGHENHIVCLIDLEPAHLEGRLDAIYVAWTRARSQLWIACRPGTRELLKQLGIAVLRREAQTA